One window from the genome of Dyadobacter sp. CECT 9275 encodes:
- a CDS encoding ATP-binding protein, whose amino-acid sequence MANYQPGYNILDINLNNGTFDLYARKFVRSNGFSFQADVDSLPDGKTSGNIPKTEYYELAKNSTNKDSDLPNGYTADVDRIVTLLIGKSIYTNPYIFVRELIQNSVDACNRLREILFNVNPKIIVNINSLENFIEFTDHGDGMSKYILKNHFSVIGKSISQEFNDHTGHFNLISQFGIGFISTFIVAQRVCVTTKRLDDILINFEVTNVFKGFDYSSKIHTHLESESGTSIRVYLKQGNYAQNLLSHILTYCRHIDNMEVNLDGAKIELSNTWNTEGCFRVIEDINDRFVAKIGIGLDIRSIYTSNSGFIINAHGTNAFPFRFPGIIGGEVNFKPKAIDFDVSRNNIIDNEKSLAFRKHISSSARKLFRDVIESGNIELTERIMQYISYYIEYFEANNAKMTASYNDFYSKRELFDMFIKNSRFVFGHRSQNLNDIFLELSRLGLNRIYTITGRKFEEHEEIVIEYLRDNGNFVVDPPNFNIQFQDGGHNVNMLNVFHAIGGEYGFSITDVLSIKEHILHDMKKDKAQYDTKLVQHLSDIETKHSISIDIADFKNSLKPSIRYDTQFLLNESHESFKSLLTHLDTFLPETIDVYLLGLLGLQLS is encoded by the coding sequence TTGGCAAACTATCAACCTGGCTACAATATTCTTGACATTAACCTCAATAATGGCACATTTGACCTCTACGCGCGTAAATTTGTGCGATCGAATGGGTTCAGCTTCCAGGCGGATGTTGATTCATTACCAGATGGTAAAACCTCCGGTAACATTCCTAAGACTGAGTACTATGAGTTGGCAAAGAATTCAACAAATAAAGATAGCGATCTTCCAAACGGATACACGGCAGATGTAGATAGAATTGTAACTCTATTGATAGGAAAATCTATTTATACAAATCCATATATTTTTGTTCGAGAGTTAATTCAAAATTCCGTTGATGCCTGCAACAGATTGAGAGAGATTCTTTTTAACGTTAACCCAAAGATTATCGTAAACATTAATTCTCTTGAAAACTTTATCGAATTCACCGATCATGGGGATGGCATGTCAAAATATATATTAAAAAATCATTTTTCTGTTATCGGCAAGAGTATTAGTCAGGAATTTAATGATCACACTGGACATTTCAATCTAATCTCTCAATTTGGAATTGGTTTTATAAGTACTTTCATAGTTGCTCAAAGAGTTTGTGTTACCACAAAAAGACTTGATGATATCCTTATTAATTTTGAAGTTACAAATGTGTTTAAGGGATTTGACTATTCAAGTAAAATCCACACCCATTTGGAAAGTGAGTCCGGCACTTCCATTAGAGTGTATTTAAAACAAGGAAACTATGCACAGAACTTACTATCTCACATATTAACATATTGTAGACATATAGACAATATGGAGGTCAACTTGGATGGGGCGAAAATTGAACTCTCTAACACCTGGAATACAGAAGGGTGCTTTCGTGTCATCGAAGACATTAATGATAGATTTGTAGCGAAAATTGGTATTGGACTGGATATAAGATCAATCTACACCTCAAATAGCGGATTCATAATTAACGCTCACGGAACCAATGCATTCCCTTTTAGATTTCCTGGGATAATTGGTGGTGAAGTTAACTTTAAGCCTAAGGCCATCGACTTTGATGTATCCAGGAACAACATAATCGACAACGAAAAATCTCTTGCATTTCGAAAGCATATCTCTTCGTCGGCCCGTAAACTATTTAGAGACGTAATAGAAAGCGGGAATATTGAACTGACTGAAAGGATAATGCAATATATTAGTTATTACATTGAATACTTTGAGGCTAATAATGCAAAGATGACAGCGTCGTACAACGACTTCTATTCCAAAAGAGAGTTGTTCGATATGTTTATTAAAAATTCCAGGTTTGTTTTTGGCCACCGATCGCAGAACCTGAACGATATATTTCTAGAGCTTAGTCGACTCGGCTTGAACAGAATTTATACAATAACTGGAAGGAAATTTGAAGAACACGAAGAGATAGTCATCGAGTATTTAAGAGATAATGGAAATTTCGTCGTTGACCCACCAAACTTCAATATTCAATTTCAGGACGGAGGTCACAATGTCAATATGCTAAATGTATTTCATGCAATTGGTGGCGAATATGGGTTTTCGATTACCGATGTATTGAGCATAAAGGAACATATTTTACATGATATGAAAAAAGATAAGGCACAATATGACACCAAGCTCGTTCAGCATTTGTCGGATATTGAAACGAAACATAGTATTTCGATAGACATTGCTGATTTTAAAAATAGTCTAAAACCATCGATTCGTTATGACACTCAATTTCTACTAAATGAAAGTCATGAATCATTCAAATCGCTATTGACTCACCTAGATACTTTTTTACCGGAAACAATAGATGTGTATTTGCTAGGCCTTTTAGGGTTGCAACTATCCTAG
- a CDS encoding NAD(P)-dependent alcohol dehydrogenase yields the protein MIQAKGYAAQTAESPLAPWQFERRDLGAHDVQIEILYCGVCHTDIHLIRNEWFPGVFPMVPGHEIVGRISAVGAHARKFGIGDLGGVGVMVDSCRECADCKNGQEQFCSVAPVQTYNNLGHDGLPVYGGYSNTIVVHEDFVHHISEKLDLAAVAPLLCAGITTYSPLKRWNVGKGHKLAVVGLGGLGHMGVKFGKALGAEVTVLSTSPGKQEAARQLGASHFIISKDEAQMQAAFKTFDFVLDTVSGNSDVNPYLSILKTNGIYVNVGMPAKPWEVSSFTLATGNKVIAGSGAGGLPETQQMLDFCAEHGIVSDIELIDIRDIHTAYDRMQKGDVRYRFVIDMKTL from the coding sequence ATGATACAAGCAAAAGGATATGCGGCGCAGACGGCGGAGAGTCCGTTGGCGCCCTGGCAGTTTGAAAGACGCGACCTCGGCGCGCATGATGTACAGATCGAGATTTTGTACTGCGGGGTTTGTCATACCGACATTCACCTGATCCGTAACGAATGGTTCCCAGGTGTTTTCCCCATGGTGCCCGGCCATGAGATCGTTGGCCGCATCAGCGCCGTGGGTGCGCATGCGCGGAAGTTTGGCATCGGTGACCTGGGCGGGGTCGGTGTGATGGTCGACTCCTGCCGCGAATGTGCGGACTGCAAAAACGGACAGGAGCAATTCTGCTCCGTCGCTCCGGTACAAACCTACAACAACCTGGGCCACGACGGGCTGCCGGTGTACGGTGGCTATTCCAACACCATCGTGGTGCACGAGGATTTTGTGCACCACATCTCCGAGAAGCTCGACCTGGCTGCCGTAGCGCCCCTGCTCTGCGCGGGCATCACGACCTACTCGCCGCTGAAACGCTGGAATGTCGGCAAGGGGCACAAGCTGGCGGTTGTCGGTCTGGGCGGACTGGGGCACATGGGGGTGAAATTCGGAAAGGCGCTGGGCGCGGAGGTGACCGTGCTGAGTACTTCTCCGGGCAAACAGGAAGCCGCCAGGCAGCTTGGCGCATCGCATTTTATCATTTCCAAAGACGAAGCGCAGATGCAGGCTGCCTTCAAAACCTTCGATTTTGTGCTGGACACCGTCTCGGGCAACAGCGATGTGAACCCGTATCTGTCCATCCTGAAAACCAACGGCATTTATGTCAACGTCGGCATGCCTGCCAAACCCTGGGAAGTAAGCTCATTCACACTCGCGACGGGCAACAAGGTCATCGCAGGTTCCGGCGCGGGCGGATTGCCTGAAACACAGCAGATGCTCGACTTCTGCGCCGAACACGGCATCGTCTCCGACATCGAACTGATCGACATCAGGGACATCCACACCGCTTACGACCGCATGCAAAAAGGGGACGTCAGGTACCGTTTTGTCATTGACATGAAAACCCTGTAA
- a CDS encoding helix-turn-helix domain-containing protein, producing MNKPYLINSISEQHRLLGLPKPKHPLVSVFRHEDATYANLTELQHFTLNFYCISIKKDYDGKLQYGHRHYDFDEGMMAFISPHQLLMKLSPGSKPPGGMTLMFHPDFIAHTPLAAKIRNFHFFSYELHEALHLSGQEEATIEALFASIESEYQTGIDAFSREVMIAQIELLLQYSSRFYARQFITRKVANDEILIRLEAVLDQYWAQQKGLPTVQQVARELNLSPDYLSDMLRTVSGQTAQQHIQARVIEKAKELLTTTSLQVSEIAYQMGFEYPQSFHKLFKNKTNMSPMEYRASFN from the coding sequence GTGAACAAGCCATACCTCATCAATTCCATATCCGAGCAGCACCGCCTGCTCGGATTGCCCAAGCCGAAGCACCCGCTTGTCAGCGTGTTCAGGCATGAAGATGCCACCTACGCCAATCTGACTGAATTGCAGCATTTTACATTAAACTTCTATTGCATTTCAATCAAGAAGGATTACGACGGAAAGCTGCAATACGGGCACCGGCACTATGATTTCGATGAAGGCATGATGGCCTTTATCTCTCCCCATCAGCTGCTGATGAAACTCAGTCCGGGCTCGAAGCCGCCGGGCGGGATGACGCTCATGTTCCATCCGGATTTTATCGCCCATACGCCCCTGGCCGCCAAAATCCGCAACTTCCATTTCTTCTCCTACGAGCTCCACGAGGCACTGCATTTGTCGGGGCAGGAAGAGGCGACGATCGAGGCCCTATTTGCCAGCATCGAAAGCGAATACCAGACGGGCATCGACGCATTCAGCCGGGAGGTGATGATCGCGCAGATCGAGCTGCTGCTCCAATACAGCAGCCGTTTTTACGCCCGCCAGTTTATCACCCGCAAGGTGGCCAACGACGAGATACTCATCCGGCTCGAAGCGGTGCTGGACCAGTACTGGGCTCAGCAGAAGGGATTGCCCACCGTGCAGCAGGTTGCCAGAGAACTCAACCTGTCGCCCGACTATCTCAGCGACATGCTGCGTACTGTCTCCGGCCAGACGGCCCAGCAGCACATCCAGGCCAGAGTGATCGAAAAAGCCAAAGAGCTCCTGACGACCACCAGCTTACAGGTGAGTGAAATTGCCTACCAGATGGGATTTGAATATCCGCAATCGTTTCATAAGCTGTTTAAGAACAAGACCAATATGTCGCCCATGGAGTACCGGGCGAGTTTCAACTAA